A single Defluviitalea saccharophila DNA region contains:
- a CDS encoding RnfABCDGE type electron transport complex subunit G: MKEILKLGFILFLITAVSAGLLGFANEMTKEPIAKQVQQTKEEAMKQTLPEADKYEGVEVDLPEESSILEVNAGYKGDTLEGFAVKVAPKGFGGAIEIMVGVSKDGILQGVKILSHSETPGLGANAESPAFTSQYEGKSGQLKVVKTTPGAEDEIQAITGATITSKAVTTGINEVLNLIEHRVDTDNNEIIFDFN; the protein is encoded by the coding sequence ATGAAGGAAATCTTAAAGCTCGGATTTATTTTGTTTCTTATAACGGCTGTTTCAGCAGGGTTACTGGGATTTGCCAACGAAATGACGAAAGAACCTATCGCAAAACAAGTTCAACAAACTAAGGAAGAAGCCATGAAGCAAACTCTTCCTGAAGCAGACAAATATGAGGGCGTAGAAGTAGATTTGCCGGAAGAATCTAGTATTTTAGAAGTAAATGCAGGATATAAAGGAGATACCCTGGAAGGCTTTGCAGTAAAAGTGGCTCCAAAAGGATTTGGCGGAGCTATTGAAATAATGGTTGGAGTATCAAAGGATGGGATTCTTCAGGGGGTTAAAATATTAAGCCATTCTGAAACTCCAGGATTAGGCGCAAATGCTGAAAGTCCAGCTTTTACATCTCAATATGAAGGAAAATCAGGTCAACTTAAAGTTGTAAAAACTACTCCTGGTGCTGAAGATGAAATCCAAGCAATTACCGGAGCAACAATTACATCTAAGGCTGTTACAACAGGAATAAATGAAGTCCTTAACTTAATAGAGCATCGAGTTGACACAGATAATAATGAGATAATCTTTGATTTTAACTAG
- a CDS encoding RnfABCDGE type electron transport complex subunit D yields MSKEMYTVSSSPHIHSKDSIQSIMRDVFIALLPAALVGIWVFKFQALIVILLSIASCVGAEALWQKLTHQKITVNDYSAAVTGLLLAMNLPPSVPFWLPIVGGAFAIIIAKQLFGGLGQNFINPALAARAFLLASWPVQMTTWTIDGVTTATPLGILKEGSGALPPLTDLILGNVGGCIGETSAIALLIGGLYLVYKKVISIRIPATFIGTVLVLTWILGRGGMFYPYAIYEIFTGGLFLGAFFMATDYSSSPVTVKGQYIMGLGCGILTTVIRLYGGYPEGVSYSILIMNLAVPLIDRYTQPRIFGEVK; encoded by the coding sequence ATGTCTAAGGAAATGTATACAGTATCATCATCTCCTCATATACATTCAAAGGATTCTATACAAAGTATCATGAGAGATGTTTTCATTGCATTACTTCCTGCTGCATTAGTGGGGATATGGGTTTTTAAATTTCAGGCATTAATTGTTATTTTACTGTCTATTGCTTCATGTGTTGGAGCGGAGGCATTGTGGCAAAAACTAACTCACCAAAAGATTACTGTTAATGATTATAGTGCGGCTGTTACAGGATTGCTTCTTGCTATGAACTTACCGCCTTCGGTTCCTTTCTGGCTTCCTATTGTCGGTGGGGCATTTGCAATTATTATTGCAAAACAATTATTTGGTGGTTTAGGACAAAACTTTATTAATCCAGCTTTGGCAGCAAGAGCATTTTTACTTGCCTCCTGGCCGGTACAAATGACTACTTGGACCATAGATGGTGTTACAACAGCTACTCCTTTAGGAATATTAAAAGAAGGCAGTGGAGCACTTCCTCCCTTAACTGATTTGATTTTAGGGAATGTGGGAGGATGTATAGGAGAAACTTCTGCAATTGCTCTTTTAATTGGAGGCTTATATTTAGTATACAAAAAAGTAATTTCTATTAGAATTCCTGCAACATTTATTGGAACGGTGTTAGTGCTTACATGGATCCTTGGAAGAGGTGGCATGTTCTACCCCTATGCGATTTATGAAATTTTTACAGGAGGACTGTTTTTAGGAGCATTCTTTATGGCTACAGATTATTCTTCTTCTCCTGTTACGGTGAAAGGACAGTATATCATGGGATTAGGCTGCGGAATCCTTACTACAGTGATTCGTCTTTATGGCGGTTATCCAGAAGGAGTTTCTTATTCCATACTGATTATGAATTTAGCTGTTCCTCTCATTGATCGATACACTCAGCCTCGAATTTTTGGGGAGGTGAAATAA
- a CDS encoding ATP-binding protein: MKELSLHILDIIENSVRAKASEIKLEITEDLEENLFEIKIEDNGKGMDEEFAKAIKDPFKTTRTTRKVGLGVPLLVAACNRCNGDVEIQSTLGEGTKLRAWMEHNHIDRVPLGDIVSTITNLIMSNPSIEFIYVHRYNNRVFRIDTQEIKDILGGVPINELSVIAWIKEYLAENLTEIRQKS; this comes from the coding sequence ATGAAAGAATTGTCTCTGCACATATTGGATATTATTGAAAACAGTGTACGAGCTAAAGCAAGTGAAATAAAATTAGAAATTACTGAGGATTTAGAAGAAAATCTTTTTGAAATTAAGATCGAAGACAATGGAAAAGGAATGGACGAAGAGTTTGCCAAAGCTATAAAAGATCCTTTTAAGACCACTAGAACAACAAGAAAGGTTGGGCTTGGAGTACCTCTGCTCGTGGCAGCATGCAATAGGTGCAATGGGGATGTAGAAATTCAAAGTACGCTAGGAGAAGGCACAAAATTAAGAGCATGGATGGAACATAATCATATAGACAGAGTGCCTTTGGGAGATATTGTTAGTACCATAACAAACTTGATTATGTCCAATCCGAGTATTGAATTTATATATGTACACAGGTATAATAATAGAGTATTCAGAATTGATACACAAGAAATAAAAGACATACTAGGGGGTGTGCCTATCAACGAACTTTCAGTAATAGCATGGATTAAAGAATATCTGGCTGAAAATTTGACAGAAATTAGACAAAAATCTTAG
- the rsxC gene encoding electron transport complex subunit RsxC has translation MKLLTFKRGIHPPHGKHFTESKPIENLLPKGELVFPMSQHIGAPCEPIVRKGEKVLVGQKIGEAKTFVSSPIHSSVSGTVKDVTPMLHPNGTKVLSVIIENDGLYEEHESLGPKGNYKNLSKEQIVEMIKEAGIVGMGGAGFPTHIKLSPPPEKNIDTIIINGAECEPYLTSDHRIMLEETERVIEGLKIILHMFPQAKGYIGVENNKMDAVKALKEATEGIENIEVKVLQTKYPQGAEKQLIYAITGREVPSGGLPADVGCIVQNIDTAVAIQKAVVDGRPLMRRIVTVTGGAIREPKNFEVKLGTSYKELVEAAGGFVSDPVKIISGGPMMGIALSTLNVPIIKGSSAILCLTKEEADLPEERNCIRCGKCVSVCPMNLLPLQLNQYAVNYDVEKFEKCHGMDCIECGSCSFICPAKRHLVQSIRTAKKTILNNRRKNA, from the coding sequence ATGAAGTTGCTAACATTTAAAAGGGGTATTCATCCTCCACATGGAAAGCATTTTACAGAAAGTAAACCAATTGAAAATTTACTCCCAAAAGGAGAATTGGTATTTCCTATGTCTCAGCACATAGGAGCGCCCTGTGAACCAATAGTGAGGAAAGGAGAAAAAGTCTTGGTGGGTCAAAAGATAGGAGAAGCCAAGACTTTTGTTTCGTCTCCAATTCATAGTTCGGTTTCAGGTACTGTTAAGGATGTTACCCCTATGCTGCATCCCAATGGAACTAAAGTATTATCAGTGATCATTGAAAATGATGGTTTGTATGAAGAACATGAATCTTTAGGACCAAAGGGAAACTACAAAAATCTATCCAAAGAACAAATTGTCGAAATGATTAAGGAAGCTGGAATCGTAGGAATGGGTGGTGCTGGATTTCCAACCCATATAAAACTTTCACCTCCTCCGGAAAAAAATATTGATACAATTATTATCAATGGAGCAGAATGTGAGCCTTATTTAACTTCCGACCATCGTATTATGCTGGAAGAAACGGAAAGAGTAATAGAAGGTTTAAAGATTATTCTTCACATGTTTCCTCAGGCTAAAGGTTATATCGGTGTAGAAAATAACAAAATGGATGCTGTAAAAGCACTTAAGGAAGCGACAGAAGGAATCGAAAATATTGAAGTAAAAGTATTGCAGACAAAATATCCTCAAGGGGCAGAAAAGCAGTTGATCTATGCAATCACCGGACGGGAAGTGCCATCAGGAGGTCTTCCGGCAGATGTAGGCTGTATCGTTCAAAACATTGATACTGCAGTTGCAATCCAAAAAGCTGTTGTCGATGGACGACCGCTTATGAGACGAATTGTAACTGTTACCGGTGGAGCTATAAGAGAACCTAAAAACTTTGAAGTAAAATTGGGAACTTCCTACAAAGAACTGGTAGAAGCAGCAGGAGGCTTTGTTTCAGATCCTGTAAAAATTATTTCTGGTGGACCCATGATGGGGATTGCTTTATCCACCTTGAATGTTCCAATTATTAAAGGATCTTCTGCTATTTTATGCTTAACAAAAGAAGAAGCAGATTTACCAGAAGAAAGAAATTGTATTCGCTGCGGCAAATGTGTTTCTGTTTGTCCAATGAATTTACTGCCTCTGCAGCTTAACCAATATGCAGTAAATTACGACGTAGAAAAGTTTGAAAAATGTCACGGAATGGATTGTATTGAATGCGGAAGCTGTTCTTTTATTTGTCCTGCAAAGAGACATTTAGTTCAATCTATCCGTACGGCTAAAAAAACTATATTAAATAATAGAAGAAAAAACGCATAA
- a CDS encoding DUF1189 domain-containing protein → MENNKINFFTRIGQSISNYDFYRIIVKESFGKAFGYLILFSLMISVLSCIKPVYDTNKAIGLVINHFESDIPYFELKNGELQVEGDMPIVFENENSIMVIDTRENPDESVIYGYQQGFLVTKTKMVSKEGFEKTEYTFKDFGAIDFNKKDVQKFLPSLKVFLIPIIIIGIILWTIIGKLFSSLFVSLLGVVVNSMLHGNLKYGDIYKIGIYSLTFPSIIKFIIRLMPYKIPYLSSMFFFIYYGLVILYIVKAIHSIKREGQFVGPNYN, encoded by the coding sequence ATGGAGAATAATAAAATCAATTTTTTTACTAGAATTGGGCAAAGTATTTCTAATTATGATTTTTATCGAATCATCGTTAAAGAATCCTTTGGAAAAGCTTTCGGATATTTAATATTGTTTTCATTAATGATTAGTGTCCTAAGCTGCATCAAACCGGTTTATGACACAAATAAAGCAATTGGATTAGTTATTAATCATTTTGAATCGGATATCCCTTATTTTGAATTAAAAAATGGAGAGTTACAAGTAGAAGGGGATATGCCCATTGTTTTTGAAAATGAAAATTCAATTATGGTTATAGATACCAGAGAAAATCCCGATGAGAGTGTTATTTATGGTTATCAACAGGGATTTTTGGTTACAAAAACTAAAATGGTAAGTAAAGAGGGATTTGAAAAGACGGAGTATACCTTTAAAGATTTCGGAGCGATTGATTTTAACAAAAAAGATGTACAAAAATTTTTGCCGAGTTTAAAAGTATTCTTGATACCGATCATTATTATTGGCATTATTTTGTGGACTATAATTGGCAAATTATTTAGTTCTTTATTTGTAAGCTTATTAGGAGTTGTTGTAAATTCAATGCTTCATGGGAACCTGAAATATGGAGATATTTATAAAATAGGCATTTATTCTCTTACTTTTCCTTCTATCATTAAATTTATCATAAGGCTAATGCCTTATAAGATCCCTTACTTAAGCTCTATGTTCTTCTTTATATACTATGGTCTTGTGATTTTATATATAGTAAAAGCAATACATTCAATCAAAAGAGAAGGTCAGTTTGTTGGACCAAATTATAATTAA
- a CDS encoding PLP-dependent aminotransferase family protein, with translation MNYFVSIQLNKNSKTPLYQQLGDALNDFIQKGILKPNTKLPTIRSLATQLKINNVTVVNAYKYLENKGVVYAQMGSGTYVSPLPLEIISSPLFPEQDKNTLHKEVSISKNTINFACISPSTDLFPVEDFKSVLNEVLERDKGNAFSEQGKQGFEYLRESIVNFLLAYGIHTSKDNILMISDTQQGIDMLSKAMLQYGDIVFVEKPAYHGTIAAFMSRGARIIEIPMDTDGMNTALLEDSLKLYHPKFIYVMPYYQNPTGYSYSLKKKKIILDLAQKYNTYIIEDDYLSDLNYSDQPNISLKAMDDENRVIYIKNLTKILMPGLRLGFLILPEAILGCILSQKHTTIDIFPSGFIQRIFDLYLRKDLWKSHIDKICGIYEKRYHCLLNALDTYLNDYITYIPPQGGLSMWIKLTRSISIENLCDLLLAKDVILSPGSLFSSTQDSSSYMRLSFAAVNEYQIVKGIKIIKDVIDTIITK, from the coding sequence ATGAATTATTTTGTGTCGATACAATTGAATAAAAATAGTAAGACACCTCTTTATCAGCAGTTAGGAGATGCCTTAAACGACTTCATTCAAAAGGGGATATTAAAACCCAATACAAAATTGCCTACCATCCGTAGCCTGGCGACGCAGCTAAAAATAAATAATGTTACGGTAGTCAATGCCTATAAATATTTAGAAAACAAAGGTGTCGTCTACGCCCAAATGGGAAGCGGTACCTATGTCTCTCCTCTTCCATTAGAAATAATTTCCTCCCCTTTGTTCCCTGAACAAGATAAAAATACGCTCCACAAGGAAGTTTCCATTTCCAAAAATACAATTAATTTTGCATGCATTTCTCCTTCTACAGATTTATTTCCTGTAGAAGACTTTAAATCCGTACTCAATGAAGTGTTAGAACGAGATAAAGGCAACGCATTCAGTGAACAAGGAAAGCAAGGATTTGAATATCTAAGGGAATCTATCGTAAATTTTTTACTAGCATACGGTATCCATACATCTAAAGACAACATTCTAATGATCTCAGATACTCAACAAGGTATAGACATGCTCTCGAAAGCAATGCTTCAGTACGGAGATATTGTATTTGTTGAAAAACCTGCCTATCATGGTACTATTGCCGCATTCATGAGCCGAGGAGCACGCATCATAGAGATCCCTATGGATACAGATGGTATGAATACTGCATTATTAGAGGATTCCCTTAAGTTATATCATCCAAAATTTATTTATGTAATGCCTTATTATCAAAATCCCACTGGATACTCCTATTCACTGAAGAAGAAAAAGATTATTTTAGATTTAGCACAAAAATATAATACATATATTATCGAAGATGATTATTTAAGCGACTTAAATTATTCGGATCAGCCCAATATTTCTTTAAAGGCTATGGATGACGAAAATAGAGTGATCTATATTAAAAATCTTACTAAAATACTGATGCCCGGCCTTCGTCTGGGATTTTTAATTCTTCCGGAAGCAATCTTAGGGTGCATTTTATCGCAGAAGCATACTACAATAGATATTTTTCCTTCTGGATTTATACAAAGAATATTTGATTTATACCTTAGAAAGGATCTTTGGAAAAGCCATATAGATAAGATCTGTGGAATTTATGAGAAAAGATACCATTGTCTTCTTAATGCATTAGATACTTACTTGAACGACTATATCACCTACATACCTCCTCAGGGAGGATTAAGCATGTGGATAAAATTGACTCGTTCTATCTCTATAGAAAACTTATGTGATTTACTTTTAGCTAAGGATGTTATACTTTCTCCTGGTTCTTTATTTTCCTCTACCCAGGATTCATCTTCATATATGCGGCTTAGCTTTGCAGCTGTGAATGAATATCAAATTGTAAAAGGTATAAAAATTATAAAAGATGTGATTGATACAATAATAACTAAATGA